The genomic DNA AATAATATTATTTCAAAAGTAATTGAAAATGCCATAGAAGAAGCTGAAAAATTAGGTATAAAAGGAAAAGAGTCTACACCGTTTCTATTGGATAAAATACAGAAATTAACAGAAGGTTCAAGTTTAAAAGCAAACATCGAACTTGTATTCAATAATACAAAACTGGCTACTGAAATTGCAAAGGAACTATGCAATTTAAAATAATAAATCCAATTAAAAAACTGATTCTCAAATAAAATTGAAAATCAGTTTTTTTAATTTCAGACTATTCTAAAATATATCAAATGTTAGTAGATAGCTCTAAATCCTATTCCCCCTCTTATATTTTTTCCGTTCGTATCATATCCTACATTTAATGTTACTCCAAATCTTGTATTTTCCATTCCGATATTCAAATCAGTTTTAAAATTTCCTTTTTTGTTTTCTTTTTCATCTTTTAAATTATACCAATCTGATGTTGTATGTTTTACTTTTGCTTTATTTTTTTGACTTAAAGATTTTCCTAGTTCAGTATCATATTTTAATCCTAATATTGCAGTGAATGATGCTTTTCTTGCTATAGGCTGTTTATATTTAAGTTCTACTCCTAATTCAGGTTTTATCGAATAATAATCATTCCCTTTTACTTCTATTCTCATTTCTCCTGATTTTTCTTTTATTGTATTAAATCTTCCATATTCAAGTTTTAAATTTCCATATGGTCTTATACTGAATTTTTCTCCTGTCCTGAACTCTTTTCCCATTTCATTTTTTACAGCAAAACCGTATGAATTATATGTCGATTCAGCTTCAAATATTTCATCCGCTACAAGGAACTTTCTATGCATATCGCTTCTCGATACATAACCTTCTCCCGATATCGTCCAGTTTAAACTGTTGTTATGGTCAAATGCTTTTGATTTA from Leptotrichia sp. OH3620_COT-345 includes the following:
- a CDS encoding autotransporter outer membrane beta-barrel domain-containing protein, with translation KSKAFDHNNSLNWTISGEGYVSRSDMHRKFLVADEIFEAESTYNSYGFAVKNEMGKEFRTGEKFSIRPYGNLKLEYGRFNTIKEKSGEMRIEVKGNDYYSIKPELGVELKYKQPIARKASFTAILGLKYDTELGKSLSQKNKAKVKHTTSDWYNLKDEKENKKGNFKTDLNIGMENTRFGVTLNVGYDTNGKNIRGGIGFRAIY